In one window of Leptospira sp. WS92.C1 DNA:
- a CDS encoding oxidoreductase — MTQKKALVAGATGLIGKYLLEELAALGIYSQVYALVRTPGRISNADEIVSDYDTLSAVSLPDDITDVFCSLGTTIAKAGSKENFRKVDYDYVLKLAKLTREKGARSFLVVSALGADFRSMIFYNRVKGEMERDLGSFGFPLIGIFRPSLLEGEREEFRTGESAGHLLAKIINPFLIGGVRKYRSIHGRTVAKAMIRTAQKNPSGIRVLESDQIESFGKN; from the coding sequence ATGACTCAAAAGAAAGCGCTGGTTGCCGGTGCGACCGGTTTGATTGGCAAGTATCTTCTGGAAGAACTCGCGGCTTTGGGAATCTATTCCCAGGTATATGCTTTAGTCAGAACCCCCGGGCGGATTTCCAATGCGGATGAAATCGTCTCTGATTATGACACGTTATCCGCCGTTTCCCTCCCTGATGATATTACGGATGTGTTTTGTAGTCTCGGAACTACGATTGCCAAGGCGGGAAGTAAGGAGAATTTTAGAAAAGTGGACTACGATTATGTTCTCAAATTAGCAAAACTTACCCGTGAAAAAGGAGCAAGATCCTTTCTGGTCGTCAGTGCTTTGGGTGCCGATTTTCGATCCATGATTTTTTACAACCGGGTTAAGGGAGAGATGGAAAGGGATTTGGGATCTTTCGGATTTCCATTGATAGGAATTTTCAGACCTTCTTTGTTGGAAGGTGAGAGAGAGGAGTTTCGTACGGGTGAGAGCGCGGGACATCTTTTGGCAAAAATTATAAATCCTTTTTTAATCGGGGGTGTTCGAAAGTATCGATCCATTCATGGAAGAACGGTTGCAAAAGCGATGATTCGGACTGCCCAAAAAAATCCATCCGGAATCCGAGTGTTGGAATCGGATCAAATTGAATCCTTTGGAAAAAATTAA
- a CDS encoding adenylate/guanylate cyclase domain-containing protein produces MNLFRSIKNALHTLDRKSMPESVLEVLNAEEHHGIIITNYFRYLISFFFAVQVIANLDAGDKTTNLIALSIYLLLTVSHTIVIRTCPGSIISIFNYTTLIAEYILILLILLFYTFTTPNVDLGFTLKNPINLFFLFPIIYSLLQFRIRFVFIGLFLFYLFYFTILWFAVSGELTYARHWGEYVSGHAVLLEDIITGKPSLYFCFSVVIAMGIFRTVSMVRRIGIAEGQKTELSRYFSPKIVTEMMENPRTLESGNRQIVSILFLDIRNFTSMSENMDPRELSKLLSEFRNIMMECVFENNGTLDKYIGDAVMATFGTPHPSPSAEVDARNAVGCGVIMQKRLSEWNFLRKSEGKAPISIGIGIHTGEVFAGNIGNELHREYTVIGDSVNTASRIESLCKVLKKSFLISKETMELLGGKYTLNKMPRVKVKGKEEPLQVYEVMWS; encoded by the coding sequence GTGAATCTATTTCGATCGATCAAAAACGCGCTCCACACCTTAGATAGAAAATCGATGCCTGAATCCGTTTTGGAAGTTTTAAACGCGGAAGAGCATCATGGAATTATCATCACCAATTACTTTCGTTATTTGATTTCATTTTTCTTTGCGGTTCAAGTGATCGCAAATTTGGATGCCGGTGATAAAACGACAAACTTAATCGCGTTATCCATCTATCTGTTGTTGACGGTTTCTCATACGATCGTAATCAGAACCTGTCCCGGTTCAATCATTTCTATTTTTAATTATACTACGCTGATCGCGGAATATATACTCATTCTTCTCATTCTTTTATTTTATACTTTTACGACCCCTAACGTGGATCTGGGATTTACCCTGAAAAATCCGATCAACCTATTCTTTTTATTTCCCATCATTTACTCGCTTCTTCAATTTCGAATCCGGTTTGTATTTATAGGACTTTTTCTTTTTTATCTTTTTTATTTTACGATTCTTTGGTTTGCTGTTTCCGGAGAACTTACATACGCGCGTCACTGGGGGGAATATGTAAGCGGACATGCGGTACTTTTGGAGGATATCATTACGGGAAAACCCTCTCTCTATTTTTGTTTTTCCGTCGTCATCGCCATGGGAATCTTTCGTACGGTTTCGATGGTGAGAAGAATCGGAATCGCGGAAGGACAAAAGACGGAGCTCTCCAGATACTTTTCCCCTAAAATCGTAACCGAGATGATGGAAAACCCGAGGACTTTAGAAAGTGGAAATCGTCAGATCGTAAGCATTTTATTTTTGGATATTCGAAACTTTACATCTATGTCCGAAAATATGGATCCGAGAGAATTGAGTAAACTTCTATCAGAATTCCGTAATATTATGATGGAATGTGTTTTTGAAAACAACGGGACTTTGGATAAATATATCGGCGACGCGGTTATGGCCACATTTGGAACCCCCCACCCTTCCCCTTCCGCCGAAGTGGACGCGAGAAACGCGGTCGGCTGCGGGGTCATCATGCAAAAACGCCTATCCGAATGGAACTTTCTTAGAAAATCCGAAGGAAAGGCTCCGATCTCTATTGGAATCGGAATTCATACCGGCGAAGTTTTTGCCGGAAATATCGGAAACGAATTGCATCGAGAATACACTGTGATCGGAGATTCGGTCAACACCGCTTCTCGAATCGAATCCCTCTGCAAAGTCTTAAAGAAATCATTTTTGATCTCAAAAGAGACCATGGAGCTGTTAGGCGGAAAATACACTCTTAACAAAATGCCGAGAGTGAAAGTCAAGGGAAAAGAAGAACCACTGCAAGTCTACGAAGTCATGTGGAGCTGA